The genome window TCGAATTGAGAGCAACTTCCAGGTTCCCAACCTGTCCgacgaggactttgaggcCATTCAGAGTGTTGCCAAGGGCCGACATACTCGCTTTGTTAACATGAAGGATACCTTCGGATATGATGTCTGGCCTGAGGAGACTCCCGAAAAGGGAACCTCTGCTGTTTAAGTTATGAGATTATGATGAATACCCTGATGGATAAAAAGAATGGAAAGGAAAAGAGTGTATTATAGCGTTTGGTTAGCGGGACAAAAGTTAGCATGAGAGTCATTCCGCTGTTTGGAAAGATGAAATTGATCACATTTCAAACAATTCTGGTAGTAACGCTTATGACTTGGTGACGCAGTATCTAAGAGAGGATAAATTTAGACATCAATTGATCAGTATTTGATGACAGCTTCAACCTAAACATCCGCCGCCCGCTGAGCATCTATCTTTCGAGATGGCCTCAATTCTCGGTAAGGGTGCCGATAGGACCTATAATCTCATCAATGATCTACAAAATCGCGCCATATACAGGATGCACCCTTGATCTATCTCGGCGAGATCTTGCATACGGTTATCCGATAGATCAACTCCCGTATAGGTACTTCTTATCAGTGACCAGTCAAATCATCTCTCACATATCACAAAACAACATCTTATCATGAGCATGGACCAGTTTCTGACCGCTCTTCATGAGGGACTTTGATATCCTGCACCTTGATGAATTGATAGGGCCTGTTAATGGTTGTTGATAAGGTTGGGATCTTTAGGGTTGGCGACTTGGCGACTTGGCGTGTATGGCCGCAGATAAGCTTTCATCAACTATGTTCATGAAATAGAGAACAGGTAATCAAGGGCGCTGGAGAAATCACCAAGGGGCCGAATGTATGTGAGCTTCATGGCTGAGTGGTGATAACTTTCCCTCGCAAGTCCTGAGCATTTTCGATCGTTGACAAAGTGACAAATTTCAAAAAGCCGTATCAAGCAAATCCACCTCATGCTGGAACGGAATAATGGAAGACTTTGAACCATGTTTAATCTACGATGGGGGGGTTACATTTCCTTCTTGACGTTGACATGACCTTACTCCAGTACATTGGACTCAATCCTATATCCTGTACCAACCCATGACATCAACaatgagatcaagatcatGAGGCAACTGTGTACATTTACTTGCCTGAGTGAGCACAGAAAATAGACCCCTAAGATCTACACACTAGAATCCAAACATATTCTCATCCTCCACGTAACCCCAGTCTTTGAGAGCAGGAAGTGCAGCCTTCTGTATCATCGCCGGCGGACCGCATAAGAAAACAGCACTCTTCTCAGACGGTTCGAACAAACTCTGCTTAATGATATCCTCATTTACGTGGCCTGTCTTTCCCTCCCAACTATCATTAGCATGACTTAGGACATGAGTCACCTTCAACTGTCCTTTagacttcttctcaaactcctcaagctcctctttCAGCAAAATATCAGCCTCTGTTTTGTTGGCGTCCACAACTCGAATCTCTGTCTTATCATTGTTAGAGAGGAGAATACGTGCGAGGAGGGAGTAGCCTGGCGTTATGCCTGAACCGCCAAGCACGAGGGATACACGATCGAAGTGACGATCTTTACCTTCAATAACGAAGTTTCCATTGCCGTTGTAGACTATTTCTCCGGTTGGGCCACGAAGCTCGACTTCTTCACCGATGGGCATACAGTCTAAGATGTTGGAGAGTGCGCCGCCCGGTTGATTCTCATCGGGGAAGTAAGTCTTGACCGTGAGCTCAAAGgtgccatctccatctcgaaGAGGCACGGCACTTCCATTGGATGACCTTTCGCCTGGGGCTGGGAGAAGTGGCTTCGTGGGTGTGTATGAGCGGATGAGCATCCTATCCAGCATATGGAAGCCAATCTGAACATGCTGGCATGTCCCAAGGCCGAGGATGTTTTTACCCTCGGGCAATTGGAAGGTATAAGCTCTGGTGTCTTTGGAAAGATTCTTGCGGTCAATGAGCTTGACTGGAATCCATCTGTGCTTGTCCAGTGCTAGATTCTCATCCTTGTTGCTCGACTCAGAGGTTTCTTTGGCAGCAGCTTCTGCATTTTGTTTGATGAAGTTGGCTGCCTTTTCAGTcacaacaccaagagcaCATTCTGATTCTCGTTAGATACACCCATGGACAAGGATTTCGACTCACCTTTGAGTTTCTTGTAAGCATAGTCATCATGGATACTAGCAAACTCGTCACTCGTCTCCTGATGCACCTTACCAGCGTGCCCAAGAATAGCAGCTGCACCGCCAGGATGCCATTCGAGCACACTAGTTGCATCGTAGACCTTTCCGTCGACGACAAGCCAGCAGTTATCCTGAGTATTatgcttctcaatctcttctcGGGTAAATTCCTTCTGGGGCGCACCGGCTTCTTGCTTCGCCTCTGCAATCTTATTCTCAACGCTTGGTTTCATCCATCCACCGTCTTTTGTAGCTGGCTCAACAGGGTGTCTGAAAAAAATAGAAGGCGTTTCTGAGTCGTCGTCCTCGGTGATCTCAGGACGTACTGTGTACCAACAGTTGTTCATCATACCCATGACATTCCAGTTTGGCTCTCTCGGCTGCGTGTTCTTGAACACGTTGAAGCATCGAACCATGATACTCTTTGCACGAATAACATGGGAAATCTCAACGTCGACATGCCAGTGGAGCCAACTCCAGAATTTGTTCCCGTGGCGGATTGGATGGTCGGGGAATTTGCGGATGCAGTACAGCCAAGTTGCTCCATCGTCAAGGGAGACCTCAACACGCTGAACCTCATGGCCTCCTCCGTCATATGCATAACCTTCGATACGATAGTTTTCTCCCTTCTTGACACTGTTCAAAGGAATCTTCTCGCCTTGTGCCGGCCTGACGATGACAGAGTTGAGGTTCTGCTCATTGCATGCTGTATCGGGATGATGAAAGAGGGTTTCGGCGAAGGGGCCATCTTTCTCAGTGACAAACGATGGAAGAACGCGGTTATCCCAGATGTGATAGTAAGAATCATTTTCCTTCTCACTTATCCatatcttcttcagccaCTTGACGTTTCTCCCGCCGACATATCCTGGAATGATGACACGAACGGGGTAACCGTGATCAGGGGGTAACGGAACGTCATTCATCTCGTAGGCTAGAATTACGTCGTTGTTGGGCGCCATGGCATGCTCAAAAGGGATGCAGGTCGCGTATTTCCCTTCGCTCAAGTCATCAGTGCCTTCAAAGTTGACCCAATATCGCTTCTCGCCCAGGCCCGGAGGTTTTTCGGGAACACCATATGCAAGGAGTACATCTCGCAGTAGAGGCCCTTTCCAATAGGCGCAACTCGCACCTCCAGCGCCCCAGTTGAAgcccttgctcttctttaTCATGTTGAGTTCCTTGCGTCTGTTACCGTCACAAGCAAGTGCAACAGCGATGTTGATCGTATCAAACTCTTTCAGCTCATCCATAGAAAGCGTCCGAGTTTTGCCATCGTAAGTGATCTCCAACTCGTGGAACTCCCACAGAATACGCGGAACGGGACCGTGGTTTCGGACGTAGTGAAGCTCATTAGGCGTAATTAGACCAGCTTCGTACAGTCGCGTCAAAGGCGCCTCAGCATTGAGAGGGTGCTTCCCAGTGAGACGGATGAGGTCTGGAGAGCGAGGAAGCCAGTTGTCTGGACTGAACTGGTCCTGTTCGTCGATTGAGATCTGCGTGAGATTCTTGTGCTGAGGGGAACTTCTCTTTCCATTGTTCTCTCTGAGGTGCTGTATGTAGTTCTTTTCATGCTCCAGAGCCCGCAGAAGAGCTATCTCGGCTGGCGTATACTTGTCTGAGAGCTTTGTTTCATCATCTGAAGTCTTTTcctgcttcttttcctcgtcctctttGTTCTTTGCGTATGCATCGTGGTGCTTGTCTTTATCCGAGGAACGTTTCCACTCATGCTCTTGCTCAGGCatgccatccttctcatcgctcttcgcttcatcctctttcttcttcttctcttcttcc of Fusarium musae strain F31 chromosome 5, whole genome shotgun sequence contains these proteins:
- a CDS encoding hypothetical protein (EggNog:ENOG41); this translates as MPHRKPWIVKVQAHPGSTTEEIRNEPDWVSGHQHRVGFRDRNNRLPGLTHKDDEYREEVAREKQKYLAFQKRAKSGELINFRDLIENQKDFHLRHPENRSLGWRYVLTATEDWVKNKEPWPANLKKQEEEEKKKKEDEAKSDEKDGMPEQEHEWKRSSDKDKHHDAYAKNKEDEEKKQEKTSDDETKLSDKYTPAEIALLRALEHEKNYIQHLRENNGKRSSPQHKNLTQISIDEQDQFSPDNWLPRSPDLIRLTGKHPLNAEAPLTRLYEAGLITPNELHYVRNHGPVPRILWEFHELEITYDGKTRTLSMDELKEFDTINIAVALACDGNRRKELNMIKKSKGFNWGAGGASCAYWKGPLLRDVLLAYGVPEKPPGLGEKRYWVNFEGTDDLSEGKYATCIPFEHAMAPNNDVILAYEMNDVPLPPDHGYPVRVIIPGYVGGRNVKWLKKIWISEKENDSYYHIWDNRVLPSFVTEKDGPFAETLFHHPDTACNEQNLNSVIVRPAQGEKIPLNSVKKGENYRIEGYAYDGGGHEVQRVEVSLDDGATWLYCIRKFPDHPIRHGNKFWSWLHWHVDVEISHVIRAKSIMVRCFNVFKNTQPREPNWNVMGMMNNCWYTVRPEITEDDDSETPSIFFRHPVEPATKDGGWMKPSVENKIAEAKQEAGAPQKEFTREEIEKHNTQDNCWLVVDGKVYDATSVLEWHPGGAAAILGHAGKVHQETSDEFASIHDDYAYKKLKECALGVVTEKAANFIKQNAEAAAKETSESSNKDENLALDKHRWIPVKLIDRKNLSKDTRAYTFQLPEGKNILGLGTCQHVQIGFHMLDRMLIRSYTPTKPLLPAPGERSSNGSAVPLRDGDGTFELTVKTYFPDENQPGGALSNILDCMPIGEEVELRGPTGEIVYNGNGNFVIEGKDRHFDRVSLVLGGSGITPGYSLLARILLSNNDKTEIRVVDANKTEADILLKEELEEFEKKSKGQLKVTHVLSHANDSWEGKTGHVNEDIIKQSLFEPSEKSAVFLCGPPAMIQKAALPALKDWGYVEDENMFGF